The Poecilia reticulata strain Guanapo linkage group LG1, Guppy_female_1.0+MT, whole genome shotgun sequence DNA window TCGTATCACATAATCAAACTGCACTTCATTTTGTTCGTATTAATAATGGCAACTAGTCAGTACTATAACTAAAGATATGCAAAGTTGagttaaaaaattatgttttttttaaagtgaatactaaacctaacattttttttgtattttttttttacttgcgcTTAAAGTTATTAGGAACACATTCTGCTctaaatcaaaactttaataacaaactcattaaattaattattatgcTACagactgaagaaaagaaaactcaaacatttattgtataaactgaaaatgcttaaaaatatagATTTCCTATTGATCACTGTACTAATATTTGCCAAATTAATCATGGTTTCTGAGAACTACttactttcattttctgtgcctttaaaaaaaattaaggaagTTGATTTGGTTGAgataattaatctttttttttttattaagctgATATGACAACAAGCGTTTGGTCAAGTTAACAGAACTGACCAAAGTTATTTACAAGTAAATAACTTGTACAGgtaattcaaaaatatgaatgctgataattatatttttacttgttctgttttttcttataTACAAAACAGCATCCAAAATgtctggaattttttttctccttttggaTATTGAAATACAAACCTTGAATTCCAGATTTCAActtcactcacacacaaactTTTTCCAGAACAATGTTTAAGTTGTGAAgaagatatttaaatatatatgacATATATGCAACActcacaaatttaaaaacttgttACATAATAATGACATGAGACATCTCAAATGTTCATTATGGACAGCATAGACCCCTTTTCTATATATGAACGTTAACCTTTACTGAAGAAAATACTTATGCTTGCTTTTAAGAATTTACATTATATGATAAGTTGGCTTGCCATTGTCACAAAGCACTGTGAAAGCAAGGACGTTTACACATTTTGGAGGGATTTttagtaaggaaaaaaaaacgcaaTCTGAATAAACAGgatttttctcccccctccttttatttttattgttataccAGGTGTTTCTACAGCCAGGCGGTCAGTCAAACCCCACCCCTCCCTCCATCTGCACCCCTCAACGCAGCACCTGGATTACCTACTGGGAGAGCACTGAGAGCCCTTTATATCCAGCATCATCAAAAGGCTATTTTCTCACATATTTGCATCTGAATATCCCTTGGAACCATTTCATGTTGTAATAGTACCTCAGTagcaaaaaacatgaacaaacagTTAATACTCATATCGGCATCATTCGTTCCTATATGGACCGAACCGACCCTTACAACCCGTTTCCCTACATGTGAAGTTCTGCTTTTATGTGAAATCTGCTGGGCGTTGACAAGACGTCAAGCTGGTCCACCTGGTTTCAACACGAGCCTTCAGCTGCAGGTGCATTTCTACTATTGAAACCTAAGATCTAGACATAAACAGCAACTAAACAGGAATGCAGCAAACATTCAAGCTGCAATAAGCAGGGTTTTCACCTGATAAATGGCATTTACAGTTATTTTCAMATTTTYCCCCCCTAATCGCATCCATTATGAATGCGCAACTAATGCTTTTCATCACCTTAAACATTGCAGACATCAGAAGTGGAgagaacagatggatggatggatgggggAGTTACTCGATGCGACGAAGATAAAACGAGCGAGAGCAGAcgccccccccctccccctcctctccaCCCGCTCCTATTTTGTGCTGCAGTTTCCTAGCAACATGAGGCTGGAGTGGAAATGGTGAAGTGATGCTGCTgcattttatgaatgaaactggaaaaaaaagagcgagCCAGAGCGGGGAGGGTAGAAGACAgggctgtttttttcttcctccactgCTGTTGCTGTACTTTCTATTCTCCACGAGTCGAAGCAGAAAGGAGCTGGAAGGCGCAggaataatcagaaaaaaatccaacaacttTATTTAACCTTGCAgttgataaaaataattaaaaaaaacaaaacatggaggTATATAATATATAGTTATGCAgtacaaaattaaacaatgcCCTCTAGAAGGCAAAACAAGCACTAAGTAACATTACTTACAAAGAGCCTTTTAAACCGCAGAACTCGACATTAACATGGGATTCGTTTCTCCTATAAACCTCAAGTTCAgtgaattttaaacaaatggtGGACTAAGTGGGGTTTGCTCAAATGTGTGGGTTCACCAGTCAAAACTAACAAAGGGGTTGTGTGACCTCTCAGGAGGAGACTGAACATTTTTTGTCTCATGAGAAGCACCAAATGAGATCATGTTTKTGCATAATGAAGAGCCTGAACTGTATAAAGCTTGTGCTATATGTGCAGTGATGCAGAGAGCGATGTCCAATGCTcaaaaggacaaagaaaaaaacaaaacaaaacatagttGAAGAGGAATCAGGGTTTCTCAGGgagaatattaaaacatgacSaagaaataataaattaaggCATTTCTGGCTGTGCAGATCTACGAGTATGAGAAAGAAAAGCATACAGGAGAGGAACCTACGCTGGCCACACCCATCCCATTAAATGGGCCccacaagagagaaaaaatgtccCATGTCGTTTTGTCCTTCACATGTCCACATGGGACGTCCGTGGTCTTGTTAGAAAAGTTAGTGATGTTTACGAATGTAAAGGTAAGAACAGCTCCTTGTTCGTCATCCGGACCGCTACATGCAGTCCATGGAGTTGTCCGGCATCTGTCCAAGAGCTGGCATCTTTCCTGGTACGCAGGATGGGGGCAGCATGCCGCCGACRTTCGGGGACGGGTCCACGTTTTCGCTGTCTTCCATCTTGTCCGCCGAGCCCTCCCAGTTGATGTGGAAGCGGGTGACGCGGGGGTTGGAGGCCAAGATATTCCTCTGAAGCTACGGGGAGGAAAGAAAGATCAGCGGCTTGGTATGCTTGTGCCCCATAAGTACATGAGTTAAGGTAACTGGTGGGTCTGGGTAACACTGACACRCACAAAAAAAAGTATCRCAATATTTTTTGCGACAATCCCTTCTGTGTCGAAGGGATTTATCAATTATCACGGATGGGATTTGTTTCAAAGCAaagagtaaattaaaaaaagtaagattTATAACAAAGACGTTTTGCttccaaaaataacaatagacCAAACAATTCCCttaattgcaaacaaaaaaagaagcaatatcTTTGAATAATGTTATTAAGTGAGCTACAAAAAAACAGTGCTGCTGAGTATTWGCTTTGATGAAATCACCGTTATTCTACAGACTCTCTGGCTTCTGACCATGGattattttttgcctttcagCCAGCAATTTTTGAAAGGagcatatttatttacagcttCAGTATAACCATTATAAACTCCAGTGCAGTCATAGCTCTGACGTCAGGAACGTTTTCCTCTACTCAAAGTGGTGCAAGTGACAGAAATCCTGTTCTGACAAGTGTTGCATATCGCTGTTGGTAACCGYGTAAAGTTTAGTTACAcctatttttgtattttgtactGTTGACACGGTAATAACTAATAATATTAGCAAAAACAGTTGAGTATTTGTGGGAATGGTTTGCTAAAATCAAATCAACCAAAGTGGATTTTTCAGGGTATTTTGRTATTTGGTCTTGAAAGAATCTTAAATGTCaattaggaataaaataaaagagttaGAGTGAGATTTAACCTTTTTAGACKCATATCCAAGTTAAGGTCAcctaaaatacaaatttgatcaaaatctAAACTTGGTAACACCTGcgtaaaaacagacattttcagagtaagaaaattaaattattacacAATGGAAGACATGAAccgtttcacacacacacacacacaaaattccTTTTGGAGACACTGGAGGGCAGCAGAAAGCTGCACTTTACTTTAAGTCTGCTCAGAAGAATGGCCCATTTAAACACAACATAGCCTCTGTTAGTTACCTGAGAGTAGTCTGGCTTTAGAGGGGGGTTTTCCCGCAGCTCTGGATCTGTGTATTCATTGTTGACATAATAACCAATGCGAATGAACTCCTGTCCGCGGTAGGTGCAGGTTATGAGGACCACCGTCACTCCCACGGCGTCAGTCTCTGGAATCAGACCTGTATTAGGAGCGTCAGCCTGTTGGGTCGAAacagagcaaacaaaaacatcaactcaAGAGTTTATTGTTCCATTTTGTAAAATCAAGAACTTGGGAATAAAAACGGGGACAAATTAAGTTGAAGCCTCAGAGTTTTGTAGATTAGATTTGACTTGCCAGtgagtttctctgatttctCTTCTGAACATTAAAGTATGAAAATGTAAGAACAGCTCAAACAGATTGCTTGTCACTCTTCCTGTTGAAAGCACTCAGTAGTCATTTATTTTAGAACCAGAGGTAAAGCCATGGACGAgtaaacagcagctgcagagcagggttttgccattttgtttgagataaaattatgaaattacaAATTATACACCATTTGGCCGTCTTAGCAGGGCTCAAATTACAAAAACCTTAACATAGGTATGTATTTTCTTCAAGGTAAAACTGAGCAATTTTATGCACAATATCCAGCTTCCCTGATATCTGTttaagtcttgctctctctcactttcTTGCAGCCCGAACGAAGAGCAGGTATCTCTAGACATCTCACCTCTAGatgatagttttgttttaaatggtttCTTACGCTTGTACTTCTTTTAACTTCAAAAATCTTGCTAATGctgaaaataactttgaaaagtGCTGAGCGCTGCACTTATTTCGTGTTCACAGATTTAGTAAAGCTTAATCCGTTTGGTAGCCAGAAGATGTCCCGTTTCACTGGTTTGTAATATAACATTAGACAAGAAACGTAGTCAGTCGGGAACTCACCTGGAACACAAACATGTGTCTTCCGGCTGGAACTGGACCGACCAAAACAGAATCTAGAACCTGGTCGTACTCTTCACTCTCTGCAGAACCAACATAGATGATCTTCCACTCCAGATCTAatagaggaaggaaggaggtgAAAGGTTAGgatattttccacaaaaataaaaacagagttaaaattcaaatttaagcTCTGTACTAATATGCAGCTTTTCGTatattccagtttttttttcttccttttttttaagttcagagTGAAGGATTTTTAACMTGATGCCTTTGGGAATTCATTGGAAAGCTCTGCAAACTGCaaattcaagcaaaaataataacattaaattatgaaattacaaaataagCATTAGTTGTGTTCTGCAAGTTCAGAGAAACAAGCACTGAAGTTGGTTGAATATGCATTAATATAAAAGgacaattttataaaaataaaggattttttaaaattatgtgcCCACTTGGTATTGCAATGCTTGCACAAAAATGTGTAACTTGTCCTAAatgatctatttttaaaaagaaaagcaactgTTACTCTTACTGTTGCCACATATcattaaatgttgctgttttaatgAGATTATCGTCAcaatatatttacttttgtgaaaaatatgttgtgaaCCAAATCTTTAAGAAAAATCCACTACATTTAGACTGTTTTACAGCAGCAGCTCAATTGAtctttcttatatatatatatatatatatatatatataaaaaaaacatgcttacATTTATAAcagctttacatttaaaaaggatGCCACCTACAGCAGTATTCAGCAAGTATTCATAGTTATGATTAAAAGCATCTTTGACTTGATTTCAACTCGcatatttataattttcaaaCAATGTGTTTCCAACtgtaattaatttcagtttacaGACTGAATTAAGACAAATCATATGTTTTAGTGAAAGCTCAACTATAACTGCAAATGGATCAWTGACGGgcagaaaatgttgcatctgATTCTAACCGGTTTTGCTCCGTTTTAAATTAAAGGGGCTTGAATGACAAACATCTAGCTCAAGCATAATACGAAcactaaaatgtgcaaaataacaCCTTATATCTAATGAAAAATGCGCCCCAAAAAAGGCAGGTTTATGACAGTTATGGTTGGTTTTCGCGGCTACGTTTTCCCACATTTAATAATGCTTTCTTTACAACCGCAGCAcacagaagtggaaaaaaacgACAGAAAAAAANNNNNNNNNNNNNNNNNNNNNNNNNNNNNNNNNNNNNNNNNNNNNNNNNNNNNNNNNNNNNNNNNNNNNNNNNNNNNNNNNNNNNNNNNNNNNNNNNNNNNNNNNNNNNNNNNNNNNNNNNNNNNNNNNNNNNNNNNNNNNNNNNNNNNNNNNNNNNNNNNNNNNNNNNNNNNNNNNNNNNNNNNNNNNNNNNNNNNNNNNNNNNNNNNNNNNNNNNNNNNNNNNNNNNNNNNNNNNNNNNNNNNNNNNNNNNNNNNNNNNNNNNNNNNNNNNNNNNNNNNNNNNNNNNNNNNNNNNNNNNNNNNNNNNNNNNNNNNNNNNNNNNNNNNNNNNNNNNNNNNNNNNNNNNNNNNNNNNNNNNNNNNNNNNNNNNNNNNNNNNNNNNNNNNNNNNNNNNNNNNNNNNNNNNNNNNNNNNNNNNNNNNNNNNNNNNNNNNNNNNNNNNNNNNNNNNNNNNNNNNNNNNNNNNNNNNNNNNNNNNNNNNNNNNNNNNNNNNNNNNNNNNNNNNNNNNNNNNNNNNNNNNNNNNNNNNNNNNNNNNNNNNNNNNNNNNNNNNNNNNNNNNNNNNNNNNNNNNNNNNNNNNNNNNNNNNNNNNNNNNNNNNNNNNNNNNNNNNNNNNNNNNNNNNNNNNNNNNNNNNNNNNNNNNNNNNNNNNNNNNNNNNNNNNNNNNNNNNNNNNNNNNNNNNNNNNNNNNNNNNNNNNNNNNNNNNNNNNNNNNNNNNNNNNNNNNNNNNNNNNNNNNNNNNNNNNNNNNNNNNNNNNNNNNNNNNNNNNNNNNNNNNNNNNNNNNNNNNNNNNNNNNNNNNNNNNNNNNNNNNNNNNNNNNNNNNNNNNNNNNNNNNNNNNNNNNNNNNNNNNNNNNNNNNNNNNNNNNNNNNNNNNNNNNNNNNNNNNNNNNNNNNNNNNNNNNNNNNNNNNNNNNNNNNNNNNNNNNNNNNNNNNNNNNNNNNNNNNNNNNNNNNNNNNNNNNNNNNNNNNNNNNNNNNNNNNNNNNNNNNNNNNNNNNNNNNNNNNNNNNNNNNNNNNNNNNNNNNNNNNNNNNNNNNNNNNNNNNNNNNNNNNNNNNNNNNNNNNNNNNNNNNNNNNNNNNNNNNNNNNNNNNNNNNNNNNNNNNNNNNNNNNNNNNNNNNNNNNNNNNNNNNNNNNNNNNNNNNNNNNNNNNNNNNNNNNNNNNNNNNNNNNNNNNNNNNNNNNNNNNNNNNNNNNNNNNNNNNNNNNNNNNNNNNNNNNNNNNNNNNNNNNNNNNNNNNNNNNNNNNNNNNNNNNNNNNNNNNNNNNNNNNNNNNNNNNNNNNNNNNNNNNNNNNNNNNNNNNNNNNNNNNNNNNNNNNNNNNNNNNNNNNNNNNNNNNNNNNNNNNNNNNNNNNNNNNNNNNNNNNNNNNNNNNNNNNNNNNNNNNNNNNNNNNNNNNNNNNNNNNNNNNNNNNNNNNNNNNNNNNNNNNNNNNNNNNNNNNNNNNNNNNNNNNNNNNNNNNNNNNNNNNNNNNNNNNNNNNNNNNNNNNNNNNNNNNNNNNNNNNNNNNNNNNNNNNNNNNNNNNNNNNNNNNNNNNNNNNNNNNNNNNNNNNNNNNNNNNNNNNNNNNNNNNNNNNNNNNNNNNNNNNNNNNNNNNNNNNNNNNNNNNNNNNNNNNNNNNNNNNNNNNNNNNNNNNNNNNNNNNNNNNNNNNNNNNNNNNNNNNNNNNNNNNNNNNNNNNNNNNNNNNNNNNNNNNNNNNNNNNNNNNNNNNNNNNNNNNNNNNNNNNNNNNNNNNNNNNNNNNNNNNNNNNNNNNNNNNNNNNNNNNNNNNNNNNNNNNNNNNNNNNNNNNNNNNNNNNNNNNNNNNNNNNNNNNNNNNNNNNNNNNNNNNNNNNNNNNNNNNNNNNNNNNNNNNNNNNNNNNNNNNNNNNNNNNNNNNNNNNNNNNNNNNNNNNNNNNNNNNNNNNNNNNNNNNNNNNNNNNNNNNNNNNNNNNNNNNNNNNNNNNNNNNNNNNNNNNNNNNNNNNNNNNNNNNNNNNNNNNNNNNNNNNNNNNNNNNNNNNNNNNNNNNNNNNNNNNNNNNNNNNNNNNNNNNNNNNNNNNNNNNNNNNNNNNNNNNNNNNNNNNNNNNNNNNNNNNNNNNNNNNNNNNNNNNNNNNNNNNNNNNNNNNNNNNNNNNNNNNNNNNNNNNNNNNNNNNNNNNNNNNNNNNNNNNNNNNNNNNNNNNNNNNNNNNNNNNNNNNNNNNNNNNNNNNNNNNNNNNNNNNNNNNNNNNNNNNNNNNNNNNNNNNNNNNNNNNNNNNNNNNNNNNNNNNNNNNNNNNNNNNNNNNNNNNNNNNNNNNNNNNNNNNNNNNNNNNNNNNNNNNNNNNNNNNNNNNNNNNNNNNNNNNNNNNNNNNNNNNNNNNNNNNNNNNNNNNNNNNNNNNNNNNNNNNNNNNNNNNNNNNNNNNNNNNNNNNNNNNNNNNNNNNNNNNNNNNNNNNNNNNNNNNNNNNNNNNNNNNNNNNNNNNNNNNNNNNNNNNNNNNNNNNNNNNNNNNNNNNNNNNNNNNNNNNNNNNNNNNNNNNNNNNNNNNNNNNNNNNNNNNNNNNNNNNNNNNNNNNNNNNNNNNNNNNNNNNNNNNNNNNNNNNNNNNNNNNNNNNNNNNNNNNNNNNNNNNNNNNNNNNNNNNNNNNNNNNNNNNNNNNNNNNNNNNNNNNNNNNNNNNNNNNNNNNNNNNNNNNNNNNNNNNNNNNNNNNNNNNNNNNNNNNNNNNNNNNNNNNNNNNNNNNNNNNNNNNNNNNNNNNNNNNNNNNNNNNNNNNNNNNNNNNNNNNNNNNNNNNNNNNNNNNNNNNNNNNNNNNNNNNNNNNNNNNNNNNNNNNNNNNNNNNNNNNNNNNNNNNNNNNNNNNNNNNNNNNNNNNNNNNNNNNNNNNNNNNNNNNNNNNNNNNNNNNNNNNNNNNNNNNNNNNNNNNNNNNNNNNNNNNNNNNNNNNNNNNNNNNNNNNNNNNNNNNNNNNNNNNNNNNNNNNNNNNNNNNNNNNNNNNNNNNNNNNNNNNNNNNNNNNNNNNNNNNNNNNNNNNNNNNNNNNNNNNNNNNNNNNNNNNNNNNNNNNNNNNNNNNNNNNNNNNNNNNNNNNNNNNNNNNNNNNNNNNNNNNNNNNNNNNNNNNNNNNNNNNNNNNNNNNNNNNNNNNNNNNNNNNNNNNNNNNNNNNNNNNNNNNNNNNNNNNNNNNNNNNNNNNNNNNNNNNNNNNNNNNNNNNNNNNNNNNNNNNNNNNNNNNNNNNNNNNNNNNNNNNNNNNNNNNNNNNNNNNNNNNNNNNNNNNNNNNNNNNNNNNNNNNNNNNNNNNNNNNNNNNNNNNNNNNNNNNNNNNNNNNNNNNNNNNNNNNNNNNNNNNNNNNNNNNNNNNNNNNNNNNNNNNNNNNNNNNNNNNNNNNNNNNNNNNNNNNNNNNNNNNNNNNNNNNNNNNNNNNNNNNNNNNNNNNNNNNNNNNNNNNNNNNNNNNNNNNNNNNNNNNNNNNNNNNNNNNNNNNNNNNNNNNNNNNNNNNNNNNNNNNNNNNNNNNNNNNNNNNNNNNNNNNNNNNNNNNNNNNNNNNNNNNNNNNNNNNNNNNNNNNNNNNNNNNNNNNNNNNNNNNNNNNNNNNNNNNNNNNNNNNNNNNNNNNNNNNNNNNNNNNNNNNNNNNNNNNNNNNNNNNNNNNNNNNNNNNNNNNNNNNNNNNNNNNNNNNNNNNNNNNNNNNNNNNNNNNNNNNNNNNNNNNNNNNNNNNNNNNNNNNNNNNNNNNNNNNNNNNNNNNNNNNNNNNNNNNNNNNNNNNNNNNNNNNNNNNNNNNNNNNNNNNNNNNNNNNNNNNNNNNNNNNNNNNNNNNNNNNNNNNNNNNNNNNNNNNNNNNNNNNNNNNNNNNNNNNNNNNNNNNNNNNNNNNNNNNNNNNNNNNNNNNNNNNNNNNNNNNNNNNNNNNNNNNNNNNNNNNNNNNNNNNNNNNNNNNNNNNNNNNNNNNNNNNNNNNNNNNNNNNNNNNNNNNNNNNNNNNNNNNNNNNNNNNNNNNNNNNNNNNNNNNNNNNNNNNNNNNNNNNNNNNNNNNNNNNNNNNNNNNNNNNNNNNNNNNNNNNNNNNNNNNNNNNNNNNNNNNNNNNNNNNNNNNNNNNNNNNNNNNNNNNNNNNNNNNNNNNNNNNNNNNNNNNNNNNNNNNNNNNNNNNNNNNNNNNNNNNNNNNNNNNNNNNNNNNNNNNNNNNNNNNNNNNNNNNNNNNNNNNNNNNNNNNNNNNNNNNNNNNNNNNNNNNNNNNNNNNNNNNNNNNNNNNNNNNNNNNNNNNNNNNNNNNNNNNNNNNNNNNNNNNNNNNNNNNNNNNNNNNNNNNNNNNNNNNNNNNNNNNNNNNNNNNNNNNNNNNNNNNNNNNNNNNNNNNNNNNNNNNNNNNNNNNNNNNNNNNNNNNNNNNNNNNNNNNNNNNNNNNNNNNNNNNNNNNNNNNNNNNNNNNNNNNNNNNNNNNNNNNNNNNNNNNNNNNNNNNNNNNNNNNNNNNNNNNNNNNNNNNNNNNNNNNNNNNNNNNNNNNNNNNNNNNNNNNNNNNNNNNNNNNNNNNNNNNNNNNNNNNNNNNNNNNNNNNNNNNNNNNNNNNNNNNNNNNNNNNNNNNNNNNNNNNNNNNNNNNNNNNNNNNNNNNNNNNNNNNNNNNNNNNNNNNNNNNNNNNNNNNNNNNNNNNNNNNNNNNNNNNNNNNNNNNNNNNNNNNNNNNNNNNNNNNNNNNNNNNNNNNNNNNNNNNNNNNNNNNNNNNNNNNNNNNNNNNNNNNNNNNNNNNNNNNNNNNNNNNNNNNNNNNNNNNNNNNNNNNNNNNNNNNNNNNNNNNNNNNNNNNNNNNNNNNNNNNNNNNNNNNNNNNNNNNNNNNNNNNNNNNNNNNNNNNNNNNNNNNNNNNNNNNNNNNNNNNNNNNNNNNNNNNNNNNNNNNNNNNNNNNNNNNNNNNNNNNNNNNNNNNNNNNNNNNNNNNNNNNNNNNNNNNNNNNNNNNNNNNNNNNNNNNNNNNNNNNNNNNNNNNNNNNNNNNNNNNNNNNNNNNNNNNNNNNNNNNNNNNNNNNNNNNNNNNNNNNNNNNNNNNNNNNNNNNNNNNNNNNNNNNNNNNNNNNNNNNNNNNNNNNNNNNNNNNNNNNNNNNNNNNNNNNNNNNNNNNNNNNNNNNNNNNNNNNNNNNNNNNNNNNNNNNNNNNNNNNNNNNNNNNNNNNNNNNNNNNNNNNNNNNNNNNNNNNNNNNNNNNNNNNNNNNNNNNNNNNNNNNNNNNNNNNNNNNNNNNNNNNNNNNNNNNNNNNNNNNNNNNNNNNNNNNNNNNNNNNNNNNNNNNNNNNNNNNNNNNNNNNNNNNNNNNNNNNNNNNNNNNNNNNNNNNNNNNNNNNNNNNNNNNNNNNNNNNNNNNNNNNNNNNNNNNNNNNNNNNNNNNNNNNNNNNNNNNNNNNNNNNNNNNNNNNNNNNNNNNNNNNNNNNNNNNNNNNNNNNNNNNNNNNNNNNNNNNNNNNNNNNNNNNNNNNNNNNNNNNNNNNNNNNNNNNNNNNNNNNNNNNNNNNNNNNNNNNNNNNNNNNNNNNNNNNNNNNNNNNNNNNNNNNNNNNNNNNNNNNNNNNNNNNNNNNNNNNNNNNNNNNNNNNNNNNNNNNNNNNNNNNNNNNNNNNNNNNNNNNNNNNNNNNNNNNNNNNNNNNNNNNNNNNNNNNNNNNNNNNNNNNNNNNNNNNNNNNNNNNNNNNNNNNNNNNNNNNNNNNNNNNNNNNNNNNNNNNNNNNNNNNNNNNNNNNNNNNNNNNNNNNNNNNNNNNNNNNNNNNNNNNNNNNNNNNNNNNNNNNNNNNNNNNNNNNNNNNNNNNNNNNNNNNNNNNNNNNNNNNNNNNNNNNNNNNNNNNNNNNNNNNNNNNNNNNNNNNNNNNNNNNNNNNNNNNNNNNNNNNNNNNNNNNNNNNNNNNNNNNNNNNNNNNNNNNNNNNNNNNNNNNNNNNNNNNNNNNNNNNNNNNNNNNNNNNNNNNNNNNNNNNNNNNNNNNNNNNNNNNNNNNNNNNNNNNNNNNNNNNNNNNNNNNNNNNNNNNNNNNNNNNNNNNNNNNNNNNNNNNNNNNNNNNNNNNNNNNNNNNNNNNNNNNNNNNNNNNNNNNNNNNNNNNNNNNNNNNNNNNNNNNNNNNNNNNNNNNNNNNNNNNNNNNNNNNNNNNNNNNNNNNNNNNNNNNNNNNNNNNNNNNNNNNNNNNNNNNNNNNNNNNNNNNNNNNNNNNNNNNNNNNNNNNNNNNNNNNNNNNNNNNNNNNNNNNNNNNNNNNNNNNNNNNNNNNNNNNNNNNNNNNNNNNNNNNNNNNNNNNNNNNNNNNNNNNNNNNNNNNNNNNNNNNNNNNNNNNNNNNNNNNNNNNNNNNNNNNNNNNNNNNNNNNNNNNNNNNNNNNNNNNNNNNNNNNNNNNNNNNNNNNNNNNNNNNNNNNNNNNNNNNNNNNNNNNNNNNNNNNNNNNNNNNNNNNNNNNNNNNNNNNNNNNNNNNNNNNNNNNNNNNNNNNNNNNNNNNNNNNNNNNNNNNNNNNNNNNNNNNNNNNNNNNNNNNNNNNNNNNNN harbors:
- the asf1bb gene encoding histone chaperone asf1b-B, which produces MAKVQVLNVAVLDNPSPFGNPFQFEITFECMEDLPEDLEWKIIYVGSAESEEYDQVLDSVLVGPVPAGRHMFVFQADAPNTGLIPETDAVGVTVVLITCTYRGQEFIRIGYYVNNEYTDPELRENPPLKPDYSQLQRNILASNPRVTRFHINWEGSADKMEDSENVDPSPNVGGMLPPSCVPGKMPALGQMPDNSMDCM